TATTATTGTAAGTAACTGCGTGCAAAGCGGCTTGCCACTGCGCCAACGTCGCAGTTCCGCCCGCGGATGTCAGCGTCAGCACACCAGTAACTGCATTATAACTGGCTGTAATATTTCCCATGGTCAGCCCATCATTGATGAAACTGAGTACATCTTCTCCAGCATGAAAATTGCCTGTGACTGCCACTGTTGCGCTTTCAAGGGTAGTGCTGCTATCTGCGGTTACCGTTATACCGGAATCGATAGCGACCGGTGTCGAGATCACGTTATCTCCAGCCAAGAATGAAGTCGAACCGCTGCTTGTGGTCAGACTGGGTGGCACGATCACAGTTACTTCCACTGTATGTGTAGCAGCAGCGCTGGTCTTCATTCCGTCGCTTACAGCGTAGCTAATGATGCGTTGCCCTGGCGTTGCGCTCGTGCTCGAGAACGTAATTCCCCTCAACGCACTCTGCCACTGCGCCAACATTGCAGTTGCACCTGTAGACGTCAGCGTCAGCACGCCAGTGAGAGCATCATAACTCGCCGTAATATTTCCCATAGTCGCCCCATCATTGGTGTAACCCAGTACATCTTTTCCCGCTTCGAAATGGCTCGTGATGCTAACCGTTGCGCTGCTCAATGTCGTATTGTCCAGGTCTGATACCGTCAGACCACCGTCAATAGCGACCGGAGTCGAAGTTGTACTATTCCCAGAAATGTAATGGGTCGACCCACCGCTCGTAGTCACAATTGGTGTCTGGTCGGTATCCGTCACCGTTACAGTTCGTGTCGCCGTACTACTTGTATTGACGCCGTCCGTCACCGTGAAGCTAACCGTACGCGTCGCCGTATTAGGCGTGATCGCTGTATTTATATAAGTTATTGATCTCAACGCGGCTTGCCACTGCGCGAACGTTGCAGTGCTGCTCGCTGATGTCAGCGTCAGCACCCCAGTAGATGAATTATAACTGGCTGTAATATCTCCCATGCTGGGCCCTTTATTAGTGAAGGACAGTACATCTTCTCCAGCATGAAAATTGCCTGTAATCGCCACTATTGCGCTTTCAAGGGTAGTGCTGCTATCCGCGGTTACCGTTATGCCGGAATCGATAGCGACCGGATTCGATATCTGGTTATCTCCAGCCACGAACGAAGCCGAACCGTTGCTTGTGGTCAGACTCAGAGGCACGATCACAGTTACTTCCACTGTATGTGTAGCAGCAGCGCTGGTCTTCATTCCGTCGCTTACAGCGTAGCTAATGATGCGTTGCCCTGGCGTGTCGCTCGTGCTCGAGAACGTAATTCCCCTCAACACACTTTGCCACTGCGCCAACGTTGCGGTTGCACCTGCGGACGTCAGCGTCAGCACGCCAGTGAGAGCATCATAACTCGCCGTAATATTTCCCATGGTCGTCCCATCATTGGTGTAAGCCAGCACATCTTTTCCCACGTCGAAGTGGCTCGTGATGCTAACCGTTGCGCTAGCCAATGTTGTATTGTCCATGTCTGATACCGTCAGACCACCGTCAATAGCGACCGGAGTCGAAGTTGTACTATTCCCAGAAATGTAATGGGTCGACCCACCGCTCGTGGTCACAATTGGTGTCTGGTCGGTATCCGTCACCGTTACAGTTCGTGTCGCCGTACTACTTGTATTGACGCCGTCCGTCACCGTGAAGCTAACCGTACGCGTCGCCGTAATTGGCGTGATCGCTGTATCTGTATAAGTAATTGATCTCAAAGCGGCTTGCCACTGCGCCAACGTTGCAATGGCGCCCGCGGATGTCAACGTCAGCACGCCAGTAGATGCATTATAACTGGCTGTAATATTCCCCATGGTCAGCCCGTCATTGATGTAACTCAGTACATCTTCTCCAGCATGAAAATTGCCTGTAATCGCCACTATTGCGCTTTCAAGGGTAGTGCTGCTATCCGCGGTTACCGTTATGCCGGAGTCGATAGCGACCGGAGTTGAGGACGAATTATCTCCAGCCACGAATGAAGCCGAACCTCCAGTTACAGACAATACAGGACCCGCGGCTGCAAAGGACATCGGCGTGATATAATTCCCCAGTCCCGTCTGGAAGGTTAATGCGATGGTAAGCAGGACCATCAATTTACGTAATAATTTCTTCATTGAATACTTCCCCTATCATTTAGATTTAATCCTGAATTTCTAGAGTAATATGCTCCGTGAAAAAGAGATCAGACCTTTAGATTTACTTGAAAAATCAATCTTGCCGAAGCAATACGTGGTCTATCCGGGGGAAAGCGTTAAGTTCCGTTTTTCTGCTTATTGCATCCAGCTCTATCTTCTCATCGGTTGGGTGCTCGCTGCGGACGGATCTTTCAGTTCCATAAGCTGTATAGCGATGCGTTGTCTCATCATTTCCTAGACCCTCGTCTGCCGCACCACAGCTTGCTGTACAAAGGGCTTGCACGTATGAGCCGCTGTCTTCAACTCCCCCACAAAACTGTACATTGGAATTTGAATAATCAATAATCCCGTTCCAGAACGATAGCATTTCTGCATCTTTATTCAATGTTCTCTTGCAATCATTACTATTTAAAGTTGTGCCCAATCTACTTCCATCTTCAATTTTAAATTAAACCTGATTTTGTAAATGAATAGTCAGAGTTCTGAACTTTAGACAATAACTAATTAATTTAATATGTTCTTATATTCAATGGATACTATATCTCCTTTACATGGTACATAATAACCCATTTTGTGACATTATCGAAGAGATTTCCTGTGCTTAAAGAACTATTTTTTAGAACTTTCAACCTATTTATCTATTTATAAAGTGCTATTGTTAGCATCTTGAAATCACTGTTGTAAACTCTTACTATCTCCCCTTCACCGCATCAACCGAGTGTATATGCTGTCCCTATCCTCATCATCAATAATTCAACAAAATTACTACTAAGTGTAATATATATCCATCATGCTTGTGTATGAAGATATATCCTCTGTTTTTATGTAAAATATCACACTTCTTCAATGCTAATTCAAGGATAGATCTCTTGGTCTTTATATACTATTTTCGTTATCATTTTTGAATATTTTAATCTCGTTATTTCAATCAGTTCATTTGGCTGCATCATATTCACGATGTGACTATCATTTATTTTAATTTTGGTATTACCTCGTCCCAATCCTTTGACTATTACGATGTTATTATTCACATCTACTATTTGTCCAATTGTGTTGAACTGCTCTTGTTTCTTGAGATCAAGGTATGTTACAAGGCCAAGTATACAAAATATAATAAAGCAAAAAATTGATAACGCAGTTGTCCATGCAGGAGGATGATATGCTAAGTTATTGGTAGTTACTTGAATTACGATTATAAAAATAAATAGAACGATGAATAGAAATTGCTTTTTTAATTTGCCTTTAGCTTTTTCGTTCATAGCTTCTCCTTATTAGGTTTTGTGGTATTTCAAATAACGTTCGTGTATCTACAAACCCTCACTACCTTAAAGATTGCAGCAACTTGCCGCGATGCGGTAAGGTAGTGCAGGGGTCACCTAGCAACTTTACTTCTTCGAATATCCTCAACAGACCAAGAAGCGAATGCAACGGCGTAGATATGTTGTTATCTAGATGTCAATTGCCTTCCGCAAACTACTACTTATAGATTGTACTTCATTTTAATTCCTTCATATAACTTAAAACCCTTATTCCTATTTACAACTCTCCAATTAACTCTTTCCATTTGTTTTCAATCCACTTAGGACTTTGTTCTTTCAGAATATCCTCGTTAAATTGACTATCAATATACTCTAAATCTTGTTTAAGCACTCCTATATCCTGAATAAGTTGATTTCTCGATTCTTTTTCTAGCGACACCTTATTTGATAAAATGTCGTCTATGATATCTGCTCTTATATACCAATACATATCTCTAAACACATTATAGATTAAATCGGTTGATGATAATTGATCTTCTTTGAAATCGGAATCCAGAAAGATGAATGATTCTTCACCCACTTTCAAAGATACCGCCAGATTCCCTAATGTGTATATGACTGTTTCCTTCGAAGAATTGTCTTCTAAGCTCTTTATCACATAATCTAAATTCTGGATTGATTCTTTTATACCAATTTGAGTTCCATGATTTAGTTTAACCGCGTAATCAACTTCTTGATTGTCTTTGTACGCTTTGAATTGATAGTTGAAGTACATGCTTATTATCAATCCAACCATTAGTATGATTATTGCAATATTTTTTCTCATTAAATCACCTCGTAATCATGTCATTGAATTCATATAATATCTAATTTTTGTATTTCACAAATACAACATATCCCATCTACTAGTGCCTGAACTAGGTATATGATAACCCATATTGTTACAATTGCGCAGGCAAATTGGCGAATAGGGGAGATTTATTAGTTTTCTTAAACCCTTATCCAGATGATCCAATAGGCTTTGAATGCTGAATATATGCAAGGTTGTACAGGATGCGAGTATGCAGTGGAACCTTTCATTATAGTAATAAAACAAAAAGGCCCTTCTTCATCCCATAGAGAATCCGACGACCTTCCGGTGCTTTTGGAACATATCAACTTTATAAAAGGTAGAGCGTATCGCGGCTTGTGCAATGGCAAGCCGCATCAAGAGGGAGGTGCTGCGCCCAATTCGGCCAGCACCTCACAAAGGATGCACCGCGTCAATGATCGCGGCGCTCACCCCAAGCCGCCCGCCCTACCTGGCAACAGCACATGTACCAGCAGCATGTAATATGCCCCGCTGCCCTTCACGCTGCTGGTGCCACGACCAGCAGCGTACGGCCTTTCGCTGCAAGCGGTTAGCGCCAGCAACCGCCTGCTTAAGCCAACAACGCCTGAGCGACCTGATCCACAATGCCATTGATGCCTGTTGGTCCATAACAACCGATCCATGTCGCGGCATCTACGGAGTGTATTTGCTGTCGCTCATCCGTATCGAGCATCTTCCAGACACGCTGCTCTGTCGCGGATATGCCCTCCTGCATGATCTCATTGCTAAGCAAAAAGTAGTGGCTGGCATGTACAGCCGGTAGTCTGTCAACTGAAATATGATAAGCCGTGTCGGAGGTATCTGCCACAAATAATGGAACAGGTAAACCTAGGTCACGGTACAGCACAGCACCTGTACGATGCGAGGCAGAATGTACGCGAACCAGAGAATCAAGCGGACGAATCAGCGCCACGCTCTTACCTGCCAGCACGGGAGCAAGTTCTTCGGACAGCAATGCGGTTCGTCGATGATAATCCGCAAGTATCCGCTTTGCCTCTGCCCGCTTACCAGTTAGTTCACCGAACAAGCTTAGAATGGTCTGCCAGCTCTCATTACGCTTAAACATAAGAACCGGAGCGATCCGGCTTAGACGTTCAACGTGCTGATCATGCACCTCGGTGCAAATAATCAGATCTGGAGACAGTCGTTCCACTGCAAGCAGATCAGGGTACTCATACGTTCCGAGCAATTCGGTAGCCTGAAGTCCTGCCCTGATATATTGCGGGAAATGGAACGTTGCACTTCCTACTCCTACACTTCCCGCTGGAGACAACCCAAGCGCAAGCAAATGATCGGCATACTGGACATCAAGTACAGCGATACGCTGTGGTGACTCGGTGACAAGATATTCCCCTCGCATATGGCAGATCACAGGCCCTTGGGCCGACTCATACGAAGAAGCTACACGATTCCCCAGCAAGGAATGAACATAGTCTGCATCCGTTTTCGAAGCGGCGGCAAGCCGGTAATGCAGTGGTGGGATTCCATAATATTTCTTAAACGCCCTGCTGAAATAATACATGTCGCGATAGCCCATTTTATCAGCAATTTCGCCGATAGAAACATCCGTATGACGCAGTATTCGCGAGGCACTCTCCATGCGCAGCTGAATGACGTATTCCATTGGTCCGAGCTCTTTCTCCTGTTTGAATCGTCGCTGCAGCTGTCTTACACTGCATCCGGCAAGGGCTGCCAGCTCTTTCAGCTCCAGATTCTGACGATAATGCGATGATATATATGACACGACAACATCCACCATGTCGGACTCTGCTCCGCCTTGACCACATTCATACTCCATGATCAGTTCGTAGATCATCACCTGGAGCAACGCATTGGCATAAAAACGTTCCAGCCCTTCGCCGCGGCGCCATTTGGCAACGATTTTTTCCGCATTCTCGATCCATTCCGCTTGAGTCACAGGGTTCTGAATAAACGAAGTTTGCAGTGGGTGTTTGCGATACGAGGGTATAACATGAGAGGCTCCTTCCATGGAAGAAGCCTTGTACATGATCACGATATAATAAAGTTCGTCTGATCTGGCGGTCAGCGTGAAGGATGTGCCCTCCACCACATGACAGGCAAAAGAAGCTCCAATGTGGCAAACCTCACCATTCATTGCAAGCTCCCCTTCCCCTCCGCATGCCAGCAGCAGCACATTTGAAGTTAATTGAGTTTCGCTAAGAACACTGCCTGTCTGCAAAGTACCGCTATACCCGTCAAGCATCTTGATCGTCGTATCACTCCATAGACTTGTCTGTTCTTGCAGCGGCATTTCTCTCATCTCCTGACAATAGCAAAGGTAAAGTTGTTGCTGTTGTCATTTTAATTGAGATTTATTCTCATTGTCAATTTTCGGACATTTTCTGCAATATTCCCCTGACATTTGATAATAAAAACAACAGGTGATCCGCTCGCTTTTCGCAACGTGCACATTGTCCTTACAATCGGTGAAGCGGGTCAACGGATTCTTTCTCACACCGAACACTTGCCCGGACGCCACTTGCGTAAGATATGAAAAGTCCGCCTGGATGTGCTCACTATCCTGCTCTGTCTCGTCGGCATCAGGCGTATATAGCGGGCCAATGCGTACCATAATGTTCTCCCAGAGAATACTCATGGAAAGAGGCGCAATCGCAGCAAGCGTCTTTAACAGGGGTGTATGCTGTACCGCAAACATCTCCTCGACCACCTTTTCCCGCCACACGTTCCTGTCTCCAGTCAGTGCTTCAGCCCCAATTCCGTTCACTGCTAGAAAAGGAAATCGTGTACCGCCCTCATGTTCTTCGAGCTTCGGATGATAGAGAAAGCTGTTCTCCAGCTGAAACGAAACATGCTGGTGATGAAAAGTCATCGCGGTCATCAGCGGAGCCGTCCACAGATAGCCAATTCGCTTGGCTAACATGGAGGCGGCAACCTTCATGTCAGGCGCATCGATATACTCCTGAAACCAGCTGATATACTCCCGGCAGGCCGCTTCGTCATGCAGCTCACTTAGAGCAATGGTACGGATGCTATGTTCAGGCGGCTCACCAAGCAAAATCGAATGATCCTCCACGGTCTCTTTCCATAAGTCTGTCGAGAGATATCGGTTCATATTAATTCGATCCGAGCAGGGCTTCCGCTGCCTGATCTACAATCAGATTAATCGCAAGCGGTCCGTAGTATGCAATCCACAGTGTTGAGTTTACGTCATACGTGCGGTTATTTTTCACAGCATCGAGGGACTTCCACACTGGATTAGTCAACATAGCCTCTGCCTCTGCCGCAAACAGCTCATCCGACAGCACAAAATAACGATCTGCCTTAATATCAGGGACTTTCTCCATCGAGATTTCAACAGAGGTATCATCCTTGATTCCCTCAACGAGTGCAGGCATTTTCAAGCCCAAATCCTGATAAAGAATGCCACCTGTGCGATGCTCGATACCATGAACACGAATGCCTTCTTTTCTCGGACGAATCAGCGCTACCGTTTCATCACCCAACTTCTCCGCAAGCTTGGTCTTCAATCCAGCAACTTTTTCCTCATACGCTTTACGCACCGTCTCTGCCTCGTCCTGCTTGTCTGTAATCTTAGCAACTGTGGCTAACGTATCACGCCAGTCTTCGTAAAAATCAAGTACCAGGGTAGGTGCAATTTTGCTTACACTCTCATACTGCTTCTCCTGGAAGTCCGTCATGATAATCAGATCCGGGTCCAAGGCTACAATTGCTTCCAGATTAGGCTCGTCCCGTGTACCCAGAACCTGTACATCACTCGGCTGATCTCCTAAGTATTCAGGAAAATCGGTGTTGCCTCCAGCGATGACACTGCCAGCCGGCTTCTCGCCAACAGCTAACATTTGATCGAGAAACTTAACATCAAGCACCGCAATTTTCTTAGGTTTTTCGTTTAGCGTCAGCTCACCCTTCATATGCGTGATCGTTACGGGAAAAGCTCCGTCAGTCTGAGTTTCTGCGTTCGCAGGTGTCTCCGCTGGCGTTGCCGCCGACGGTTTGCCGCTATCTGTACCTGTTCCGGCACCGCAAGCCGTCAGGACAAGAATAAGGGCTAACATCAAGCCCATGAATAATCGTGATTTGCGAGCAGCATATGCCTTGCTTCCGGCAGCCTGCCCCTTTGTTCCTTGATTCATGATGAATCCCCCTTATGTATAATACTGATAATGATTTTCATTATCGAAACATAAAGAGAGTATATACGATCTCCGTATCGGGTTACCATGTACTTTTGCGACATTTGGGCCGGACTAATGCGACATGGTGCGGAGAAAGGCAATAGCTTCTTGGAAGAAAGTAAACCATGCTTCTTGTGCTCAAACCGGAGAACGGGCAATCGGTTTCATAGCAGCGAATCGTGCTTATGTTTAGTGTTGGTTACGGATTAGAGTAATGGGATAAGAGCATAATTCAACTATTGAAAAGCGCGTAGGATCTAGAACAAAAAAACCCAACAAAATTTGTTAGGTAAAAACCACTTGTATATGTATCTTATTATCCGAAACGCACTCTACAATTTTATTTTCAATAATGTAATTCTAATGTTTTCAGATCAATTATAAAATTTTGTTGTTTCAGAATATCCAATCCGAGAAGCCCTTTATGTTCTTTAGGTAATATGCCTACATCTATTTCTATATTCCCAATGCTTTTTGTTCCTATTTCAATCCTGTCCATGACTTTGGTGTAGAAAGGAATACTTCCTCCAATCCCGTATGCTTCATATATCGAATCGCCGGTTTCATAGGTCACACCGATTTCCTCTAAAACATCAGGACTAATGATCGTATGTGAGGATCCTGTATCTATAATTACATCATCTATTCTTAATACTCTGCCTCTAAATGTAACGGTGAGTGACGTTGTAATTAACTGACCATCATAGTTAATTTTCATTCGTATTACGTCTCACTCTCATTAATGGATCTCTGCGAAGGTTGATCACAAAGTCTTGATTTGAAGTATGATACACGACGTTACCAGGCTCTACTTGAAAAAACTCTTTATTTACATCTCGTTCTGATATGGTTCGGATTGGTGCAACTTCATCTACTATTTTTTTGTTATCTTCCTCATGATAATGAATGATAGAAACCAGAACAAATTGGTCAGGGAACAGTTCTCTAACTTCTTGCCATTTCATGTGTTCTACCTCCTGTTATTGAGTTAGTTCTACTTTCTGTAATTTTAACATATCTCCTGATCTCATTTTACCGTATTCATAACGTCTGACTTGATCAGATGTGGTTTGCTGGAATAACCCACCATGATCCATCTTATACTGTTACTGGCACCAGAGGTCTCCGATGAAAATCCAGTTTCTCTAACTCTCCACTTCAAACCGTGTTTGAAGCTCTTTAACAAATACCTCAATGGGTTCTTTATAGTCGATGGGTTTATACATAGATCTATTATTCCACATATGCCGTTCATCTTTATCACGAAAATCATTGAATTCATTTCTTTTACGGTGTTTTTACCTCTCTTCTGCTTAACTTCTTAAATGCCAAGTATTCCTGCTCGGAATATATATAACTTAATATCTTTTCCGCACATGCAGCTGAGCTAAGCTCTTCCGTATTCACTTCCAGATCATATTCATCATAAGAGTAGATGTAGTCGAACTGGGAATGGGCAAGTCCAATCTCACGATCTCTCCTGCTCTGCTCTCTTCTGGTGAGTTCTTCTTTCGAGCACTGCACACCTACAAACAATATCGGATAATCCGATAGTAAATCATAAAAACCGTTAAACCACTTGTCATTGCTGATGACCGTATCTACGATGACATTCAAACCCATTTCCGAAAACAGTTTAATGGTTGCACAGTACAACGAATTGATAGGGTCGAACAGGATATCTGTCATCACATGGTGTTCCACTTCTCTCGTTGGTTTCATATCTGGGTATGTATTGTCGATAAACTGATCATAATTTTGGGCAAATTGATCTACAGACAGATGATGAAACGGAACCTCTCCCTGATTTTTCAATTCCATCGCGATGCTTGTCTTCCCCGCACTTGACGTTCCGTTCAAAAATATAATGAGTCCTCGTTCCATATTCATCCACCCTTATCATTAGAATTGGTGCTGCCATTCAAATCACATACCAAAAAAATTCCCAAGTCATAAGGCCTTCCCTTATAGCTTTTATACATCCTAGAACCAGAATCGAATAAAAGATTTGGTTCGAAGCTATATGTCCCATGAATCATTTTTCCAACGAAATCTTCTGCCAAGTTAATTAGATACTTCTCTTTCCTTCATAATATATTGTTTAAAATACTCCCTAAACACATCATTAATCTCCTGCATTTCAATAATTTCGTTTCGAAACTTATCTTTTATCTCTTCTCTTTGTTTATGTTCAAGCTCCATGTTGAATTCTTCAGCTTCATATTGACTTAACAGATCAAAAAAGTATTCACAAGGCTCTTTCACAGCTTCACAACTGTCAGCATACTGACCAGATTCCAGCAGAAAGCTGGCCCAGGATATTTCTCTTCTTTCGTACTTTATGTACAAACAAGCAATGTATTGATCGAAATGTTTACTATTGTAATAAGTAATACAAGGTTCTGAATGAATGTATTTGTTAACGATTTCAATAGCACTGCCTTGATAACGCACCGCAGCTAACTCGATGATCCAATACGGCGGTTTCGTGTATGCAAGGATCATGTCATCACAAAAAGGCTGAAAATGCTTGTACCAGATTAATTTACTCCCCAGCATAATGCCTAGCTTACAAGCAAACTCTTTATTAGGTTCTATTTTCATGTCGAGAACTCCTTGTCTACTAGCCTTCAGCCTAATCTCCCAGGTGACTACGCCAATAAAATTGGACGAATAGGTGAGCCTGATCCATTTTTAATTTTCAAAGGAAGTGCCATAAATATGCCCTGCTGCTGGAGCCTGATTCATTCTGCTGAACCCTTCCATGATCAAGATATGGTTAGGCAAAAAATATTCTACATGACCTGGAGCGCTCAGGATTTCCCCGTTCACCATACAAATATCTACCCCTGGTGTATCTGCTCCAATAGCTTTAATGCCCGACTCGTAAAAATATTTGCACACCTCACGGGTGAGTCCAGGCTCATTTTTCCCCCACCAGTCTCTCTCCTTGCCGCTCGCATCCGGCTTATAGTATTGGTCCCAGCCAAAGTCAATCAGCACAATATCACCTGCCTGAAGAGTGAAGTTATCCCGCTTCTCTACCTCTCGGATCATGTCCAATCCAACAGGTTTGCCTGCTTCAAGAGTGAAATTTTCCAGATCATATTTCTTGTAGGGACCAATCAGGCAATCCACCGGAAGTTGATCAATCGCTGCCTGTTCTCCGTGACAATGCACTGGGGCATCCACATGTGAGCCCGTATGCTCTGATATGATTAACGTCTGTGCATAGTATCCATGATGGCAGAAGTTGCGATGATTCTCCACAATGCCGAGAGATGGATGATGATGAAATCCCGGCATATTCGTTTCAAATACGGGTGAAATATCGTATACGTTCAGTTGATTAAAACAATTCATAAATTGATGGACAAGCTCAGAAGATTGCAAAAGAAACACCTCCATACTTGAGTAAACTTACTGCTCTGCTCTACTCATCTCGCATACTTCTTTTTACATCTTTTATTCTCTCATTCTGACTAGTGCTCGTTTGGCCGCTAGTTTCCCCTTATGCATTCCGTCTTTGGAGACCTCTATCAACTTTTCTCTAGTCGGAGTGTAACGATGGAAACCAATAATCTCACATGCTCTCTCTTGTACTCTGTTAAAGAGCTCCGCAAACATATTTTGCCCCCTTCCAGAATTTATCCCACACCAGATTGATCATGAAAACAATCGCTATGTTTTATTAACGTTTGCCAATGTATAGCTTCGTTTGAGTCTCTCCATTCTTCCGTAATATCTTCGTCCTCTTCAATCTCTAATCCAGCCAGCCTAGCCGCCTTGTCGATAAAATCAGCCAATTCTTCACGTTCCATCGTCTCAATAAAATAATCATTGGCCTCATTCATTTCGTTAAAGGTAACCAACACTTCTTCTACAGCCTTCATAATACGCTCGGAATCATTCCCTCCATATTTAGCTTTTACTAACCAAACCAGAAAATCACCCGCACATCTTTGGGCTCTCCTAACGCTGACAGTTTCGGGATAGTTTCATGAATGAAATCGGAACATACGTGTTTAACATTTCTGTATTCCATGAACGTATCACAATAAAAGCGCTCGTCCCATTTGAAATGCAATAATTCCTCTACTAGAAGCCAGCTGTGGTCATAGAAGTCATCCTTATTCTCCAATGCAACTTCGCGTAATTCAGGAGACAGATCAGTCGGTAAGCCTCGCGGAGAGGATATAAATTTAAGATTGCGCTCATTTCTAGTATTAGACAAAATACCAAATAGATCATAATTTCTATTCCCTCTATAAAATTCACTTGGATCACTTAGTATGAGCTGAGAAATATCTTCTTCCGGGTACAGGTAGTGGTTAGGATTAACCTTCCAGCGATCCTCACTGACCCAGCGGGCTGTATCATTCAGTTCTTTTTCACTCTTGGGAATCTCGATCACGCTGCCATTCGTCCATTGATATTCTCTTTGGTAGTGTCTTTTTTCTACATAAAACCAAATGTCTGTCCCCATGACTCCTCCAGAAACATGTTGTGACTTGTTGTGACTTCATCAGATGATTGACTCCCATCTCCATTTAAACATTTCATTCTAATGTAAAGATTTCGCCTTTCCAGTTCACCCTTCTGATCTCTTTGTCTTTCAAAAGACACCAGTCAATAATCTCCCCAATCAAGCCTGGTGTGACAATTCATATTTAATGATCCCTTCATCATCAATATCCGGTTCCACGTACAAATACAACAATCGACTAAAACGATGATCTTGCGTTTATATTTTTTCCTTACACCCATCATTTTACCTCATCTTTTAATCTGTCCTCTCACTGTATTACTGAACATTCATCGATTCTGCAATTTGGATTAATTTCTCTGCCGACGTCTGCTGGCCGATGAGTTCATACTGCAGCGCCTTTCTGCTGCTTCCCTCTTCAATCCAAATCAAGCGATCTGTTCCGTGATTTGAAAAGTAAAATGCTTCCGCACCCCGTACATGCAATG
Above is a window of Paenibacillus sp. E222 DNA encoding:
- a CDS encoding S-layer homology domain-containing protein, producing MKKLLRKLMVLLTIALTFQTGLGNYITPMSFAAAGPVLSVTGGSASFVAGDNSSSTPVAIDSGITVTADSSTTLESAIVAITGNFHAGEDVLSYINDGLTMGNITASYNASTGVLTLTSAGAIATLAQWQAALRSITYTDTAITPITATRTVSFTVTDGVNTSSTATRTVTVTDTDQTPIVTTSGGSTHYISGNSTTSTPVAIDGGLTVSDMDNTTLASATVSITSHFDVGKDVLAYTNDGTTMGNITASYDALTGVLTLTSAGATATLAQWQSVLRGITFSSTSDTPGQRIISYAVSDGMKTSAAATHTVEVTVIVPLSLTTSNGSASFVAGDNQISNPVAIDSGITVTADSSTTLESAIVAITGNFHAGEDVLSFTNKGPSMGDITASYNSSTGVLTLTSASSTATFAQWQAALRSITYINTAITPNTATRTVSFTVTDGVNTSSTATRTVTVTDTDQTPIVTTSGGSTHYISGNSTTSTPVAIDGGLTVSDLDNTTLSSATVSITSHFEAGKDVLGYTNDGATMGNITASYDALTGVLTLTSTGATAMLAQWQSALRGITFSSTSATPGQRIISYAVSDGMKTSAAATHTVEVTVIVPPSLTTSSGSTSFLAGDNVISTPVAIDSGITVTADSSTTLESATVAVTGNFHAGEDVLSFINDGLTMGNITASYNAVTGVLTLTSAGGTATLAQWQAALHAVTYNNTAITPITTTRTISFTVSDGTNNSSSATKSVTLHALSSLKATSNTLSVPTGQTASVAITAIFSNQAHIDVTSSVTWTVRNPAIANVTSGRVTGKTPGSTVVSAVYGTQSVDINVTVTGTPVSGSESSSSSSTNTSNSINTDTPAESNPSTPPAQETKTFYALVEIDRLAAYIQDALGGNSVTFQDAASHWASKDILSAAKLGIINGYPDGRFRPDASITRAEFSTLLVKAFALRSGSGTIELRDIQTSWARDSIEILASNGVINGYSDGTFHADHRITRAELVSMISKILIFQNIQPGDAATFVDVAPQHWAKEIIELAAKAGIIEGKGQNRFEPDANLTRAEALTVIMHMLRENPAINKLLG
- a CDS encoding oxidoreductase, whose amino-acid sequence is MRKNIAIIILMVGLIISMYFNYQFKAYKDNQEVDYAVKLNHGTQIGIKESIQNLDYVIKSLEDNSSKETVIYTLGNLAVSLKVGEESFIFLDSDFKEDQLSSTDLIYNVFRDMYWYIRADIIDDILSNKVSLEKESRNQLIQDIGVLKQDLEYIDSQFNEDILKEQSPKWIENKWKELIGEL
- a CDS encoding helix-turn-helix domain-containing protein codes for the protein MPLQEQTSLWSDTTIKMLDGYSGTLQTGSVLSETQLTSNVLLLACGGEGELAMNGEVCHIGASFACHVVEGTSFTLTARSDELYYIVIMYKASSMEGASHVIPSYRKHPLQTSFIQNPVTQAEWIENAEKIVAKWRRGEGLERFYANALLQVMIYELIMEYECGQGGAESDMVDVVVSYISSHYRQNLELKELAALAGCSVRQLQRRFKQEKELGPMEYVIQLRMESASRILRHTDVSIGEIADKMGYRDMYYFSRAFKKYYGIPPLHYRLAAASKTDADYVHSLLGNRVASSYESAQGPVICHMRGEYLVTESPQRIAVLDVQYADHLLALGLSPAGSVGVGSATFHFPQYIRAGLQATELLGTYEYPDLLAVERLSPDLIICTEVHDQHVERLSRIAPVLMFKRNESWQTILSLFGELTGKRAEAKRILADYHRRTALLSEELAPVLAGKSVALIRPLDSLVRVHSASHRTGAVLYRDLGLPVPLFVADTSDTAYHISVDRLPAVHASHYFLLSNEIMQEGISATEQRVWKMLDTDERQQIHSVDAATWIGCYGPTGINGIVDQVAQALLA
- a CDS encoding (2Fe-2S)-binding protein; this encodes MNRYLSTDLWKETVEDHSILLGEPPEHSIRTIALSELHDEAACREYISWFQEYIDAPDMKVAASMLAKRIGYLWTAPLMTAMTFHHQHVSFQLENSFLYHPKLEEHEGGTRFPFLAVNGIGAEALTGDRNVWREKVVEEMFAVQHTPLLKTLAAIAPLSMSILWENIMVRIGPLYTPDADETEQDSEHIQADFSYLTQVASGQVFGVRKNPLTRFTDCKDNVHVAKSERITCCFYYQMSGEYCRKCPKIDNENKSQLK
- a CDS encoding ABC transporter substrate-binding protein; the protein is MNQGTKGQAAGSKAYAARKSRLFMGLMLALILVLTACGAGTGTDSGKPSAATPAETPANAETQTDGAFPVTITHMKGELTLNEKPKKIAVLDVKFLDQMLAVGEKPAGSVIAGGNTDFPEYLGDQPSDVQVLGTRDEPNLEAIVALDPDLIIMTDFQEKQYESVSKIAPTLVLDFYEDWRDTLATVAKITDKQDEAETVRKAYEEKVAGLKTKLAEKLGDETVALIRPRKEGIRVHGIEHRTGGILYQDLGLKMPALVEGIKDDTSVEISMEKVPDIKADRYFVLSDELFAAEAEAMLTNPVWKSLDAVKNNRTYDVNSTLWIAYYGPLAINLIVDQAAEALLGSN